A window of the Parabacteroides merdae ATCC 43184 genome harbors these coding sequences:
- the argH gene encoding argininosuccinate lyase — translation MAQKLWEKNVQVDQEVDTFTVGKDREMDLYLAKYDVLGSMAHITMLESIGLLTKEELTILLAELKNIYAVADCGRFVIEEGVEDVHSQVELMLTRSLGDTGKKIHSGRSRNDQVLLDLKLFTRAQIQEIVELVSDLFEVLISQSNRYKDVLLPGYTHLQIAMPSSFGLWFGAYAESLTDDLQMMQAAYKVCNRNPLGSAAGYGSSFPLRRQMTTDLLGFDSLDYNVVYAQMGRGKMERTVAFAMAGIAATLSKLAFDACMFNSQNFGFIKLPDQFTTGSSIMPHKKNPDVFELTRAKCNKLQGLPQQITLISNNLPSGYFRDLQIIKEVFLPSFDELKDCLRMVTHMMREVKVNEQILDDDKYALLFSVEEVNRLVLEGMPFRDAYKQVGLNIEAGKFVPVKKVHHTHEGSIGNLCNDQISALMQNIMDGFAFNRVNEAEQQLLS, via the coding sequence ATGGCTCAGAAACTTTGGGAAAAGAATGTTCAGGTAGACCAGGAAGTGGATACCTTTACGGTAGGCAAAGACCGTGAGATGGATCTCTATCTCGCCAAGTACGACGTGCTCGGCTCGATGGCTCACATCACCATGCTGGAAAGCATCGGGCTGCTTACCAAAGAGGAACTGACGATCTTGCTTGCCGAACTGAAAAATATCTATGCCGTTGCCGACTGTGGCCGGTTTGTAATTGAAGAGGGCGTGGAAGACGTCCACTCGCAGGTGGAACTGATGCTGACACGCAGCCTGGGTGACACAGGGAAAAAGATACACAGCGGACGTTCACGTAACGACCAAGTGCTGCTGGATCTGAAGCTGTTCACCCGCGCACAGATTCAGGAAATCGTAGAGTTGGTATCCGACCTGTTCGAGGTGTTGATCTCGCAGAGTAACCGTTATAAGGACGTGCTGCTTCCCGGATATACACATTTACAGATTGCCATGCCGTCATCATTCGGACTTTGGTTCGGCGCCTATGCCGAAAGCCTGACCGATGATTTGCAGATGATGCAGGCTGCTTATAAAGTTTGCAACCGCAACCCGTTGGGCTCTGCGGCCGGATATGGCTCTTCTTTCCCGCTGAGACGCCAGATGACAACAGATCTGCTCGGCTTCGACTCGCTCGATTATAATGTCGTTTACGCCCAGATGGGACGTGGCAAAATGGAACGTACCGTAGCTTTTGCCATGGCCGGCATTGCGGCAACCCTTTCCAAACTAGCTTTCGATGCTTGTATGTTCAACAGCCAGAACTTCGGTTTCATCAAGTTGCCGGACCAGTTCACAACAGGATCCAGTATCATGCCGCATAAAAAGAATCCGGACGTGTTCGAGCTGACGCGTGCCAAATGCAACAAGCTGCAAGGATTGCCCCAGCAGATCACACTGATCAGCAACAACCTTCCATCAGGCTATTTCCGCGACCTGCAGATCATAAAGGAAGTATTCCTCCCCTCTTTCGACGAGTTGAAGGATTGCCTCCGCATGGTTACGCACATGATGCGGGAAGTAAAGGTGAACGAGCAGATCTTAGACGATGACAAATATGCACTCCTCTTTAGTGTGGAAGAGGTAAACCGCCTCGTTTTGGAAGGTATGCCTTTCCGTGACGCTTACAAGCAGGTAGGATTGAACATCGAAGCTGGTAAATTCGTCCCTGTCAAGAAAGTTCACCATACGCACGAAGGAAGTATCGGAAATTTATGCAATGACCAGATTTCCGCCTTGATGCAAAATATCATGGACGGTTTCGCGTTTAATAGAGTAAACGAGGCTGAGCAACAGCTGTTATCCTAA
- a CDS encoding Rieske (2Fe-2S) protein, producing MKRFLFCLLISLVCSCSKFEESDIPYAPVYLELDLRFGDKDLVGIYNHKSITKARTAGEKTGFSGVLVVCGIDNYGNATYYAFDLCCPHEAKKNIIIEADNAGKAICPECGTEYDIGYGTGAPTKGVSQFPLRKYYMTPVSSDRQEWVVRN from the coding sequence ATGAAACGGTTTTTATTTTGCTTACTTATATCATTAGTTTGTTCGTGTTCCAAATTCGAAGAATCGGATATACCCTATGCACCGGTATATTTAGAACTAGACCTGCGCTTCGGCGACAAAGATCTAGTAGGCATATACAATCACAAATCCATCACTAAAGCCCGTACTGCCGGAGAAAAGACGGGCTTTTCCGGTGTTTTGGTTGTATGCGGAATCGACAATTACGGAAATGCGACCTACTATGCATTTGATCTGTGCTGTCCCCACGAAGCCAAAAAGAATATCATCATAGAAGCCGACAATGCAGGAAAAGCAATTTGCCCGGAATGCGGAACTGAATATGATATCGGCTATGGGACCGGAGCACCGACAAAGGGCGTATCGCAATTTCCATTAAGAAAATATTACATGACTCCAGTATCGTCCGACAGACAGGAATGGGTTGTGAGAAACTAA